From the genome of Trichosurus vulpecula isolate mTriVul1 chromosome 6, mTriVul1.pri, whole genome shotgun sequence:
AGcctctcaaatatttgaagacggTTACCCTGGCATGACAATTTCTCTTCTACAGGGTAAGCACCCTCTGTTAAGTCTATTCATCCTACCAGTATTACCTCAAAGTGTATTATCAATTTAGTTCCACATCTCTGGACATTCCTGATATAttacttttaataaaaataattaaattaatcacAAACTTAATAGATGAAAGACGTTTTGCATGCATATGTCTgactaaaataatatttcttcGAATTTCAGATATAGAACTTAATCCTGAATATAAAGTACCAAAACCAAAATGAGGGCTCAGGGAAACGTCACAGAATTCATTCTCTTTGGACTTTCCtatgaccaaaacatacagatattttgttttatcttcttcTTATTCTGTTACATCAGTCTCCTCGTAGGAAACCTCCTAATCCTCATCTCTATCTGTAGTAGTCATCTTTTCCACCAACCAATGTACTATTTCCTCAGTCACTTATCTACTATGGACATCTACTATACTTCCAGTGTTACACCAAAGCTAATTGGGGATCTTTTAACTGAGAGAAAGACGATCTCCTATGGTTATTGCATGTTCCAAATCTTCAGCGTGCACTTCTTCGGCAGTATCGAGGTCTTCATCCTAACTGCAATGGCCTTTGACCGCTATGTTGCCATCTGTAAACCTCTCCACTACATGGTCATCATGAGCAGAAAGAAATGCAACCTCCTTGTTTTGGCGGCTTGGGCTGGTGGGGCTGCTCACTCCTTCCCGCAGTTGTCCATGACTCTCAGGTTACCTTTCTGCGGCCCCAATGAAATTGATCACTATTTCTGCGACATCTTCCCCTTACTGAAAATTGCCTGCACAGATACTTACACCACTGGTCTCCTTGTTGTCACCAATTCAGGGATAATTGTCTTggtaatatttatcattttatttgtttcttatgCCATTATATTATGGACCCTTCGCACACATTCAGCTGAAGGGCGACGAAAAGCTCTCTCCACCTGTGGGTCTCATTTCACAGttgttgtcttgtttttcatACCTGCAATTTTTTCCTACCTTCGACCTCCCACCACATATACAGAGGATAAAGTGTTTGCTCTATTTTATACTATCATTGCTCCATTGTTGAACCCCATAATCTATACTTTGAGAAATACTGAGATGAAAAATGCCATGAGAAAGGTGTGGTGTCAAATGATTTGGGGGAAAGGAAATCTAAATGAGTTGCATTAATTTGTTTCTTATGGTATTTCGTGGAAGGAAATATTCAATTGTAATTTTAGGATGGATTGCTCCTAGGAAAGGCCTGATTTGGGCAAATATCAATATTGGAGTTCAGGAAGAGTCATAGACATGACTGTAGtgataaaaaaagacaaatatattATCTAGTGAGGGAAGTTAATTGTAAATGTCAAGTTTTTAGTCTgtccatattttttttccctctctcgagttgtatgtttttaaaatgtttattacatTAGAATTTTCTTGTTCATAATAAGTTTAATATCATCTTCTATaagatatattattttaattatattaaaagtaaatatgaaattaGGAATACACATGTATGTAACATATGCCCATATAATCTATGTTTCATACGCATGTATAATAgtttatgcatatgtatttatgtgtaatCTCCTAAAATGGTTCTTTATGTCTCTTCCAATTGACCTCCTGACTTTCTGTGTTTCACATACCCAGAGACTCAAAGCAAGTGAAagttaatttttcccaattattttagTAGGTGAGCATGTGACTTAATAGGTTCCAAAATTTACCATGAACTCTTTACTCGCAGACTCTCCTTTATTGGTAGCcagtgtatatatttatatctatctatatctatatccatagatacataaagatatacatatatatcagtgGTCAAATAGTCTGATGACATTTTCCTTTGTGCCTTTCTTAGACTCTGCTGTAGACTCTTATCATACTGGGCTGAATCTAGATCTTGATTTTCAAATAGTGGCAATCCAGAAATGTCATGATGCTCTCAGGAGATTAATGGAAAAATGTcagtggaggagagagtgatctgAAAGCTGTCTTTCTGAATTTATCTGTGCACATCATTAGAGCAGATGAGGGCAGTCAGGTAGAGCAGTAGAGTG
Proteins encoded in this window:
- the LOC118853886 gene encoding olfactory receptor 4P4-like; this encodes MRAQGNVTEFILFGLSYDQNIQIFCFIFFLFCYISLLVGNLLILISICSSHLFHQPMYYFLSHLSTMDIYYTSSVTPKLIGDLLTERKTISYGYCMFQIFSVHFFGSIEVFILTAMAFDRYVAICKPLHYMVIMSRKKCNLLVLAAWAGGAAHSFPQLSMTLRLPFCGPNEIDHYFCDIFPLLKIACTDTYTTGLLVVTNSGIIVLVIFIILFVSYAIILWTLRTHSAEGRRKALSTCGSHFTVVVLFFIPAIFSYLRPPTTYTEDKVFALFYTIIAPLLNPIIYTLRNTEMKNAMRKVWCQMIWGKGNLNELH